The genomic segment CGCGCCAAAGCCTTCCTCGCGCAGAATCTTTAAAAGATACGGATTGGGTGTCGCCTTCACTGCAAAATACTCTTTGAATTCTGGCGCCCATGCAAAAGCTTGAGTTAAACGCCGAGCATTCTCGCGGATTGCTTTTTCATCATAAATATGAAAAGGAGTTCCATACTGGGATACAATTCTTTTTAATTTTTCCTGGCTAAAAGGTAATGTTTTATTGGCCACGATCCAATCCTCCCTTTTATCTTTGGTGAATGGTTCGATTAAAATCCCCATCAAAAAAGCGGTCACGAGTACACTCACAACCGCTTCAAAGGTAGAAGGATAATCCTCCACCCTTAATGGACGAGATAGCACTCCACCAATTTCCGGTGACAGTCTTGCACTTTTTCACTGCAAGCCCAGCCTAAGATTCATTGCCCTGAACCTAGACTTCGGCGGGAATTCCTTTCCGTATTGGTCATTGTTTGGCTACCTCACAATACGTACTCTTTATTCACCGCACCTCTATCATTCACTTTTTTATTATCATCTATTATGCAACAGATTGAATCCTATGTCAACACAACACTCGCCTGACCTATGATTGCATCTTGTCTGACTTTGAAGTATTGTGTGAGACGCCTTCCATTAGTCCTTTATTATGGAGAGCCTCCTCGACCTCCAAAGTAATTTGGCCTCCTTTTTTGCTCTCATGCGGTTCAGAACCATAATCATCTCCCGTTTGACCCGTAACACTGACAACGCCTGCAGGCTCCCATAATTGGCGTTGAAGTTCTTCTGGCTTGCTTTTTTCCTCATTCATTAACATATGCCTCCTCAAAATTTATTGTGCTGTCGTATCGAATATAAGTTAGAGTGCCCAAATAAGTTCAAAAACATGATTATAAGAAAGTTCCTTGTGGAAACTCCCTTGACTCAAGACTGTTCATTCCTTATATTGAAAGTATCCAAAAAAAATAGAAACTTACCTGTTAAGGAGGTCTGGATATGTCTCAAAAAACAAATGCTGCACGGATCCTCGATCAAGCGGGGATTTCCTATAAACTGATTCCCTACGAAGTAGATGAATCAGACTTGTCTGCTGTTACTGTAGCTCGAAAAGTCGGAATTCCACCTGAACAGATCTTTAAAAGTATCGTTGTGCGCGGAGATAAAACAGGCGTTCTCATCGCTTGCATTCCTGCTGACAAAGAACTTAACCTTAAAGCCTTAGCCCAACTCAGCGGCAATAAAAAAGTCGAAGTCGTCCATTTAAAAGAGGTTCAGCCCCTAACCGGATATATCCGCGGTGGAGTCTCCCCCCTCGGTACAAAGAAAAAATATCCTGTATTTTTCGACGAGACAGCAGAGTTAGTTGATGGCTTATCCATCAGCGCCGGAATGCGGGGCTTACAGATCTTCATCGAACCCGAAGATCTCCTCCAGGTCACAGAAGCGAAAACTGGAGCAATCACTACTTAGTTTCCCTTGATTAAACAAGGTGCTGTCGCAAAACCTATGGTCGTGTAGTTTCGGGTCTTTTGCAATAGTCTATAATTATTTTGAGCACCGAAAAAGGGACTGTTTTGCGACAGTCCCTTTTTCATTTCTAGGTACCTTTTAGTAGTTTCTTTAATTGATTTTAAATGAGCTCTTCATTGAGACAATCCGATTAAATACCGGCTTCTCGGAAGTCGTATATTTCGAATCGACATTAAAATACCCATGACGGTAAAACTGGAATTTATCCTGAGCCTTAACCTCTTCCATATTCCGTTCGACAAAGCCTTGTTGGACTTCGAGCGAATTAGGATTGATATAATCGAGGAACGTCTTACCTTCCTCTTCTTCCGCTTTCATTTGTTCATCAAGAATTAGCGGCTCATAAAGACGGAACTCCGCGGAAAGCGCTTGACTCGCTTCTACCCAGTGGATCGTTCCTTTAACCTTTCGACCCGTAAATCCAGATCCGCTTTTCGTCTCTGGATCATAAGTACAATGAATCTCGATTACTTTCCCTTGTTCGTCTTTAATAACCTCTTCGCATTTAATAAAATAAGCATGCTTTAACCTAACTTCATTTCCAGGAAAAAGTCTAAAATATTTTGGTGGTGGTGTCTCCATAAAATCATCTTGTTCAATATAGATTTCCCGAGAGAAGGGAATTTGCCGATTTCCCATTTCCGGATTTTCTGGGTTGTTTTCAGCCTCAAGCATTTCCACTTGTCCTTCTGGATAGTTTGTGATGACAACTTTCAAAGGCTGAAGAATTGCCATTGTTCGAGGAGCCTTTAACTTTAAATCCTCCCGAATAAAATGCTCGAGCATCTTTTCATCGACGATACTATCTGCTTTAGCAACCCCAATTTCCCGTGCAAAATTACGGATTGACTCAGGCGTATACCCTTTACGGCGGAGTCCTGAAATCGTTGGCATTCTAGGATCGTCCCAACCATCAACGACTTTTTCATCCACCAACAGTTTGAGTTTACGTTTGCTCATCACGGTATTGGTGATATTTAAACGAGCAAATTCATATTGATGAGGAACATTAGCCATCTCACATTCACCGACTACCCAATCATAAAGGGGGCGATGGTCTTCAAATTCCAAAGTACAAATCGAGTGAGTTACTCCTTCAATTGCATCCTCTAACGGATGAGCGAAATCATACATTGGGTAGATACACCATTTGTCTCCCGTGTTGTGATGAGTGGCATGAGCAATTCGATAGAGAATCGGATCACGCAAATTAATATTCGGGGAAGACATATCAATCTTTGCTCGGAGAACCTTCTCCCCATCCTTAAACTCCCCTTTACGCATCCGCTCAAAGAGATCTAAATTCTCCTCAATGGACCGATGACGATCCGGACTTTCTTTTCCTGGTTCAGTTAAGGTTCCCCGTGCTTTGCGGATTTCCTCAGCCGAAAGATCACAGACGTAAGCTTTCCCCTTTTGAATTAACAAAACTGCACGCTTATAAAACTCCTCAAAATAATTGGATGCGAAGAAAAGATTATCCCATTCATAACCCAACCATTCTACATCTTGTTTAATTGACTCCACATATTCCGTATCTTCTTTAACCGGATTCGTATCATCAAAGCGAAGATTGGTCTTTCCCTTGAACTCATCCGCCAAATCAAAATTTAAACAGATTGATTTAGCATGGCCAATATGTAAATAGCCATTAGGCTCGGGAGGGAAACGCGTTTGAATATGATTGACTTTACCGGACTTTAGATCCTCGATGATAATATTGCGCAAGAAATTAGACGAATTGTTTTCCACAGATATCAACCTTTCTATCTCATTCACATCTACCCTAAGATTTTATATGCCTTATTTCCTAGCCACCAATCGTGATCATCTTAGTGGCGATTATTCATCCGAATAAAATTCTACACCGGAATAAGTTTTTCCTTCTTCTATCGCTTTTAGTGTTCCCATTTGTTTCATATATGAATCTTCTGTCAGATTTAAAGAAGAGCTGAACCCTTTATTAAAGAAGTTTCAGCTCTTTGCATTTCAACAACCATTCCTTATATTGATTGCACTACTTTTAAAATCGAGCAGGTAAAATCTCTACCCAATAATTATCGGGGTCATTAATAAAATAGATTCCCATTTCTTTATTTTCAAAACAAATACATCCCATTTTCTGATGATGTTCATAGGCCGCTTCAAAATCATCGACCGTCAAAGCAAGATGAAATTCATTATCCCCTAAATTATAAGCTTCTGATCGATCCCTTAACCAAGTTAACTCAAGCGAATGTTGTGTAGATCCATCACCAAGGTAAACAAGAATAAAGCTCCCATCCTGGGGTTCAATTCTCTTAACCTCAACTAAGCCTAACGCTTCACTATAAAAATTAAGACTTTTCTCTAAATCAAGGACATTAATATTATTATGATTGAATGTAAATTCCATTTAGAATCCCTTCCTCCTCAATTTTTCAGTATACCTTTAACTCTATAATCAATAATAATTAATAAGCTTATTAGAATTATTGTATAATCATTACGAGGTGATAACAATGGGAGATAATACGATTAAAATTAATTATTTATATCACAGTGGTTTCAGTGTTGAAACCAAGGGTCACATTCTTATTTTTGATTATTATCAAGGTCCTATTCAGCTTAGCGACAAGCCTACTTATATTTTTTCTTCACATAGCCATGCTGACCATTTTAATCCTATCATCTTTGAATGGCAAAGAACAAAAGCAGATATCCACTACATTCTGAGCAGTGATATTAGTATCCCTCCCGAAGTTACACATACTCAGTCACTATCTCCCTATGAGGAATGCACTATTGATGGACTTAAAATTAAAGCGTATAACTCCACCGATATCGGTGTTTCATTTCTCGTCGAATGCGAGGGAATCCATCTCTTTCACGCCGGTGATTTAAATTGGTGGTATTGGATCGATACTCCCGAAGAGATGGAAAAAGCCGAATCAGGCTATAAAAATGAAATCGAAAAAATAAAGGGAGAACCTATTGATATTGCCTTCTTCCCTGTCGATCCAAGACTAGAGAAGAATTATTCTGCTGGTGCAGAACATTTTATTCAGGAGGTTCATCCACAGGTTTTGATTCCCATGCATTCCTTTGGTCATGATGAAGTGGCTGTACAGTTTGCAGAAAAAATGGAAGATTCTCCAACCCAAATCCTCACTTTTAGCGATAGAAGCAGAGAAAGGAGCCTCTCCTTTCCTACCGAGAAGTAACTGCCTCATTTTCAACATAGCGAGCAATCAACGTTCCCACTAACAAGGACCATACCGGGGCGCTGATATTGAAAAGCGTAATATTTGATAATGCGATAACAAAAGCTAGTGCAGCACTTAGTTTCATCGTAGGCCGGGAGAAACTAATCTGCAAACTATTTCCGAACACACCGAGCAGGGCAAAGCCAACAAGAATTGAAATAAAGGCTGGCGGTAAAGATTGAATCCAAGGAATAAGCATCCAAGAGAATAACCCAAAAAATAGAATGATCACTCCAGAAACAACCGCTCCCATATATCTCTTTTCCCTCGGACCGGCCTCTTCACCCGCACATATTGCAGTCATCATTCCCGCAACATTTGCCGATTGCCCACCAAAAAAACTCGTAATGATCGAAAAAACACCACTCAATGAAACAAGCCGATTAACCGGTGGATGATAATCATTTTGCTCTAATGCTCCAATCCCCACTGCTGCATCATTACTTAGAATAAGAAGAGCGAGTGGGATAGAAACAGAGAGAAAACTGATATAGCTAAAATCAGGAGTTTGAACCTGTGGAAAGGCAAAATCAGCTATCATCCCCTTACTGCTTAAAGGATAGGTCAAAAGCAAGAGGGCCGTTCCTGTTATAACCCCAGCAACCATAGGCGGAATCCGCTTCTTCCCTTTACTAAAATAGAGATAGGCAAGAAGGCCTATACCCCCAACGATAAATAGCTGCGTAGTGGAAACTACAAAATTAACGATATATTTTGTGATCATGCCTGCGAGCATTGCTGAGATTATTTCCTGGGGTACATAATCCATAAGCTTTGAAAAAATACCCAAAACGCCAACAAGCAACATCAATAATGCGGAAAGAAGATAAGCCCCAATCAGTTCGGGATAGGTAAATTGTGTAGTGACTGTCGCAAGAAAGGCTACTCCTGTAATCGAATGAGCTCCCACAATTGGCATTCGATAACGTAAGGGCATTATTATGCTCAAAATTCCGCCGAATACATATACAGAGAACATCCAGAAAATAGTTTGTTCTGTCGTGAAATTCCCTTTGGTA from the Desulfitobacterium metallireducens DSM 15288 genome contains:
- a CDS encoding MBL fold metallo-hydrolase codes for the protein MGDNTIKINYLYHSGFSVETKGHILIFDYYQGPIQLSDKPTYIFSSHSHADHFNPIIFEWQRTKADIHYILSSDISIPPEVTHTQSLSPYEECTIDGLKIKAYNSTDIGVSFLVECEGIHLFHAGDLNWWYWIDTPEEMEKAESGYKNEIEKIKGEPIDIAFFPVDPRLEKNYSAGAEHFIQEVHPQVLIPMHSFGHDEVAVQFAEKMEDSPTQILTFSDRSRERSLSFPTEK
- a CDS encoding glutamine--tRNA ligase/YqeY domain fusion protein, with the translated sequence MSVENNSSNFLRNIIIEDLKSGKVNHIQTRFPPEPNGYLHIGHAKSICLNFDLADEFKGKTNLRFDDTNPVKEDTEYVESIKQDVEWLGYEWDNLFFASNYFEEFYKRAVLLIQKGKAYVCDLSAEEIRKARGTLTEPGKESPDRHRSIEENLDLFERMRKGEFKDGEKVLRAKIDMSSPNINLRDPILYRIAHATHHNTGDKWCIYPMYDFAHPLEDAIEGVTHSICTLEFEDHRPLYDWVVGECEMANVPHQYEFARLNITNTVMSKRKLKLLVDEKVVDGWDDPRMPTISGLRRKGYTPESIRNFAREIGVAKADSIVDEKMLEHFIREDLKLKAPRTMAILQPLKVVITNYPEGQVEMLEAENNPENPEMGNRQIPFSREIYIEQDDFMETPPPKYFRLFPGNEVRLKHAYFIKCEEVIKDEQGKVIEIHCTYDPETKSGSGFTGRKVKGTIHWVEASQALSAEFRLYEPLILDEQMKAEEEEGKTFLDYINPNSLEVQQGFVERNMEEVKAQDKFQFYRHGYFNVDSKYTTSEKPVFNRIVSMKSSFKIN
- a CDS encoding VOC family protein, whose amino-acid sequence is MEFTFNHNNINVLDLEKSLNFYSEALGLVEVKRIEPQDGSFILVYLGDGSTQHSLELTWLRDRSEAYNLGDNEFHLALTVDDFEAAYEHHQKMGCICFENKEMGIYFINDPDNYWVEILPARF
- the ybaK gene encoding Cys-tRNA(Pro) deacylase, which produces MSQKTNAARILDQAGISYKLIPYEVDESDLSAVTVARKVGIPPEQIFKSIVVRGDKTGVLIACIPADKELNLKALAQLSGNKKVEVVHLKEVQPLTGYIRGGVSPLGTKKKYPVFFDETAELVDGLSISAGMRGLQIFIEPEDLLQVTEAKTGAITT
- a CDS encoding benzoate/H(+) symporter BenE family transporter; this encodes MEIHPFRDLNSRNITVGIVAALLAITGPPALILEAATKGNFTTEQTIFWMFSVYVFGGILSIIMPLRYRMPIVGAHSITGVAFLATVTTQFTYPELIGAYLLSALLMLLVGVLGIFSKLMDYVPQEIISAMLAGMITKYIVNFVVSTTQLFIVGGIGLLAYLYFSKGKKRIPPMVAGVITGTALLLLTYPLSSKGMIADFAFPQVQTPDFSYISFLSVSIPLALLILSNDAAVGIGALEQNDYHPPVNRLVSLSGVFSIITSFFGGQSANVAGMMTAICAGEEAGPREKRYMGAVVSGVIILFFGLFSWMLIPWIQSLPPAFISILVGFALLGVFGNSLQISFSRPTMKLSAALAFVIALSNITLFNISAPVWSLLVGTLIARYVENEAVTSR